TAATTCACAATCGGTTAGCTTAATAGTTTCGGAGAATTTCCTTGAGTGGCACAAGCATTGCACTGGGTATTATTTTATTGTACTGGTTCCTCGTTTCCGTCCTCGATAGAAAGGGGATTCTGGAGAAGTATAACATAAGCACATTCGGGCCGCTTCCCATCCTCATGATAAGGACAACGAGGGGGCTTAAATTTCTGGATGTACTCGCCCGCCCGAAGCTTTACTGGAGGAGCTTTGCGAACCTCGGGATACTGCTGATGTTTGCAGGCATGATTGCAATGTTCCTGGTCATAGCTCTCTCGGACCTCGCGCTGTATACTTCATTCCTTAACGGAAACGTACCAGAACCAGGAAAATACAATGCTCCAAGAAATATCCTGCTTATCCCGGGCGTAAACGAGTTTATTCCTTTTACCTGGGGTGTTATTGCACTCATAGTTACGCTTGTTGTGCACGAATTTTCACATGCAATCCTCTGCAGGGTTGAAGGCATCAGAGTCAAATCAATGGGCATCCTGTATGCTCTAGTTCCTGTAGGGGGTTTTGCTGAGCCTGATGATGAACAGCTTTTCGGGCCAAAGAATACAGAAAAGGAACCTCCTCTCACAGCCACGATCGAAGAAATCGAGGAATGGGAAAAGAGAAAGAAAGCAAGACAAGAAAGTGAGGGATCAGGGCTTAAGGAATTGAAGCAAGAAGAGTCAGGTTCCGGTCCCGTAACAGGCGCCACAAGGACTCAGAGAGCCCGGATTCTTGCAGCAGGCGTTATGGCAAATTTCAGCGTTGCTTTTGTAGCTTTATTACTTTTCTTTGGGCCTGTACTGGGAGCAATTGCTCCCTTAAGCGATGCAATGGTTCTAACCGTAAACGAAAGTTCGCCGGCTGACCTTGCAGGGCTTGAGGAAGGTATGATAATAACACAAATTAATGATACAGATATCACAACAGCCGTAGATCTGCAAACCTATCTCGAGACAACGAGCCCTGGGGACACCGTCCGCATCTATGCCGAGAAAAATGATACTGTTTCCACACACGATTTACAGATTGCTCCAGTCCCTTCGGACTACATTGGTGGAGTGATCGTGGGTGGGGTAGTTCCGGGAAGCCCTGCAGCA
The Methanosarcina thermophila TM-1 genome window above contains:
- a CDS encoding site-2 protease family protein, translated to MSGTSIALGIILLYWFLVSVLDRKGILEKYNISTFGPLPILMIRTTRGLKFLDVLARPKLYWRSFANLGILLMFAGMIAMFLVIALSDLALYTSFLNGNVPEPGKYNAPRNILLIPGVNEFIPFTWGVIALIVTLVVHEFSHAILCRVEGIRVKSMGILYALVPVGGFAEPDDEQLFGPKNTEKEPPLTATIEEIEEWEKRKKARQESEGSGLKELKQEESGSGPVTGATRTQRARILAAGVMANFSVAFVALLLFFGPVLGAIAPLSDAMVLTVNESSPADLAGLEEGMIITQINDTDITTAVDLQTYLETTSPGDTVRIYAEKNDTVSTHDLQIAPVPSDYIGGVIVGGVVPGSPAAEAGIETGMTMIRINDTKMQNVAAFINFMETTRANQTVEVELLPHENYTGNLTENGTVVFDVKLSSSSEDDRGFLGIVYGNNGVVAFPMLGISVWMPQAKVYLDALKQIPSLLTVPAGWLILFGLPIYGFAGEGFRGFSGTIIQFYQPVGWAEPLGIGIFWIANTLLWIGWLNFYVGLFNCLPAVPLDGGHVFKDYIYSFVYRLTRSDSVSEKVSNSITASFSMLILFSFIFMILGPFVGQWI